The genomic stretch ACGCCGGCAAGGAAGAGACCGGCACCGACCACTGGCGCCACAGCGACGACTACGGCTACCACTGGTTCGTCCTCGCCGACTCGGACCCCGAAGACCTCGTCACCTCCGTCCACTTCGCCGCCGACGAGTTCGTCGAGCGCGGCTACGGCTCTCGGTTGCTGGCCGCGCTGTTCGCTTTCGAACGGGACGGCGGCTACGTCTACTGGGTCTACTCCTTCCGAAGAGGCGCGTACTACCCCTTCGTCCCGACGGGCACGAGCTCGCGCGACTCGAAACTGGAGTTCAAACTCCAGGCCGTCCTCGACGGGGAACTCGCCGTCGAGGCCGACGAGGAGTACTGGTATCCGCTGTGGCCAGACCGCGCCGGGCGTCACCCCTGGGAGTGAGCGTCGGTCGCGGAGGCTCGGCCGACTCCTCGTCCCCCCGTCCGCTCGGCCACACCTGACGAGCGCCGCGCGTCCGCGGCATCGGATTTGAACCTGCTCATGCCGTCTCTCCTCCACCCGGTTCCTGCCTCCGTTTTCACTTTCACTACGCTGTTAACGAGGCTTTATGTGCGAACGGGCAGAAGGGTGGTGTACATGCCAGACGACGACCTCGAGTCCCTCCCCGGTGTGGGGCCCGCGACAGCAGACAAACTCGTAGAGGCCGGTTTCGAGAGCTACCAGTCCATCGCCGTCGCCAGCCCCGCCGAACTGTCGAACACGGCAGATATCGGCGATTCGACTGCGGCGGACATCATCAATGCGGCCCGGAAGACGGCGGACATCGGCGGCTTCGAGACGGGCTCCGCAGTCTTGGAACGGCGCAAGCAGATCGGCAAGCTCTCCTGGAAGATCGACGAGGTCGACGAGCTTCTTGGAGGAGGGCTCGAGACCCAGTCCATCACCGAGGTGTACGGCGAGTTCGGTGCCGGGAAGTCGCAGGTCACCCACCAGATGGCGGTCAACGTCCAGCTCCCACAGGAGGTCGGCGGCCTCCGCGGCAGTTGTATCTTCGTCGACTCCGAGGACACGTTCCGCCCTGAGCGCATCGACGACATGGTCCGCGGCCTCGACGACGAGGTCATCCAGGCGACGCTCGACGACCGCGAAATCGAGGGCGCGCCCGGTGACGAGGAGACGATGGAGGAACTCATCGCCAGCGTCCTCGACAAGATTCACGTCGCGAAGGCGTTCAACTCCAACCACCAGATTCTCCTCGCACAGAAGGCCAAGGAGATCGCCTCCGAACACGAAGATAGCGAGTGGCCCGTCCGTCTCCTCTGTGTCGACTCGCTCACGGCGCACTTCCGCGCCGAGTACGTCGGTCGTGGTCAACTGGCCGACCGCCAGCAGAAGCTCAACAAACACCTCCACGACCTGATGCGGGTGGGCAACCTCTACAACAGCGTCGTCCTCGTGACGAACCAGGTCGCCTCGAACCCCGACTCGTACTTCGGCGACCCGACCCAGCCCATCGGCGGGAACATCCTCGGCCACACCTCGACCTTCCGGATGTACCTCCGCAAGTCCAAGGGGGACAAGCGGATCGTCCGGCTCGTCGACGCCCCGAACCTCGCCGACGGCGAAGCCGTGATGCGCGTCCAAGACGGCGGTCTCAAACCCGAGTAACGGCCCACCGCTCTTTTCGACGACGGCGCTCGGTGCTCGCGCTCCGAGATGACTCTCCCTGCGCATCCCTCGCGCTCCGAGCCGACCGCATCGGTCGTTCTCGGCTTCGACTGCACCGACAGCTTCCGTTTCCCATACTCTTGGAATATATGCACAATATTATCCCCTTGGCAGGACTTCCTCTAGCTGTAGGTGACGACTCATGAGCACGCTATCACCCGACGTGACGATCGACTCCCGCGGTGCCGGCTGTCCCGGCCCTTTGATGGACCTCATCGGGAAGGTCAAGAAGGCCGACCCGGGCACGGTCATCGAACTGCAGACCTCCGATTCGGGGTCGAAAGACGACGTGCCCGAGTGGGTCGACAAGGCGGGCCACCGCCTCCTCGACGTGGTCGAACACGACGACTACTGGAGCATCTACGTCGAGACGGCCTGATCTAGCGGCGGGGTAACGTCTTTACGACCACTCATCGACACTACACTCA from Salinigranum halophilum encodes the following:
- the pspAB gene encoding PspA-associated protein PspAB, which codes for MGLFDSLRSVLGMSAEADATRAADPEDLFGMSTAYLTMAADLDFPSAGEAALCFSNVDSTDFASTVEEVEAILDAGKEETGTDHWRHSDDYGYHWFVLADSDPEDLVTSVHFAADEFVERGYGSRLLAALFAFERDGGYVYWVYSFRRGAYYPFVPTGTSSRDSKLEFKLQAVLDGELAVEADEEYWYPLWPDRAGRHPWE
- the radA gene encoding DNA repair and recombination protein RadA; this encodes MPDDDLESLPGVGPATADKLVEAGFESYQSIAVASPAELSNTADIGDSTAADIINAARKTADIGGFETGSAVLERRKQIGKLSWKIDEVDELLGGGLETQSITEVYGEFGAGKSQVTHQMAVNVQLPQEVGGLRGSCIFVDSEDTFRPERIDDMVRGLDDEVIQATLDDREIEGAPGDEETMEELIASVLDKIHVAKAFNSNHQILLAQKAKEIASEHEDSEWPVRLLCVDSLTAHFRAEYVGRGQLADRQQKLNKHLHDLMRVGNLYNSVVLVTNQVASNPDSYFGDPTQPIGGNILGHTSTFRMYLRKSKGDKRIVRLVDAPNLADGEAVMRVQDGGLKPE
- a CDS encoding sulfurtransferase TusA family protein; its protein translation is MSTLSPDVTIDSRGAGCPGPLMDLIGKVKKADPGTVIELQTSDSGSKDDVPEWVDKAGHRLLDVVEHDDYWSIYVETA